The Geodermatophilaceae bacterium NBWT11 genome has a segment encoding these proteins:
- a CDS encoding LacI family DNA-binding transcriptional regulator, with product MADVAARAGVSHQTVSRVVNDHPNVAAPTRERVQRAIAELGYRPNTAARALVTGSSRTIGLITINVNQYGPAQTLIGLEEAARAAGYSLSVAILDEPGLDELQGALDRFLAQSVDAVVLHTSSSQAVEALRSLDPPVPLVAVQMGAEEVRPTVTVGQEAGARLAVAHLLGLGHATVHHVAGPAYSLEAQRRVVGWRAELTGAGAEVPEVVHGDWWPTSGYATGLALAARIAAGEVITAVFAGNDQMALGLMVALCASGLEVPGDVSVVGFDDVPEAAFYTPPLTTVRQDFAELGRRGVALVLAQLAGEDTLPDQVEPQLVVRSSTAPPRR from the coding sequence ATGGCCGACGTCGCCGCCCGGGCCGGGGTCTCCCACCAGACGGTCTCGCGGGTGGTCAACGACCACCCCAACGTGGCCGCACCCACCCGGGAGCGGGTGCAGCGCGCGATCGCCGAGCTGGGCTACCGGCCCAACACCGCGGCCCGCGCGCTGGTCACCGGCTCGTCCCGGACCATCGGGCTGATCACGATCAACGTGAACCAGTACGGGCCGGCGCAGACGCTGATCGGCCTCGAGGAGGCGGCCCGGGCCGCGGGCTACTCGCTCTCGGTGGCCATCCTCGACGAGCCCGGACTCGACGAGCTGCAGGGTGCGCTGGACCGCTTCCTGGCCCAGTCGGTCGACGCGGTCGTGCTGCACACCTCCAGCTCCCAGGCCGTGGAGGCACTGCGTTCCCTCGACCCGCCGGTGCCGCTGGTCGCGGTGCAGATGGGGGCCGAGGAGGTCCGGCCCACCGTCACGGTGGGGCAGGAGGCCGGCGCCCGGCTGGCCGTGGCGCACCTGCTGGGCCTGGGTCACGCGACCGTGCACCACGTCGCCGGCCCGGCCTACTCCCTGGAGGCCCAGCGACGGGTGGTCGGCTGGCGAGCCGAGCTGACCGGCGCCGGCGCAGAGGTCCCCGAGGTCGTGCACGGCGACTGGTGGCCGACGTCGGGCTACGCGACCGGGCTGGCCCTGGCCGCCCGGATCGCTGCCGGGGAGGTCATCACCGCGGTCTTCGCCGGCAACGACCAGATGGCCCTGGGGTTGATGGTCGCGCTCTGTGCCAGCGGCCTGGAGGTGCCCGGTGACGTGAGCGTCGTCGGCTTCGACGACGTGCCGGAGGCGGCGTTCTACACCCCGCCGCTGACCACGGTGCGCCAGGACTTCGCCGAGCTCGGCCGCCGGGGCGTGGCGCTGGTGCTCGCGCAGCTGGCCGGCGAGGACACCCTCCCCGACCAGGTGGAGCCCCAGCTGGTCGTCCGGTCCAGCACCGCCCCACCCCGCCGCTGA
- a CDS encoding sugar ABC transporter permease, giving the protein MTHTVGPTSEPEAESATQAKDVAPAAALGVGTSDVRALLTRNLRTSGIYIAFVVVVALFAILTGGTSLSPGNITNIVLQYSYILILAIGMVIVIIAGHIDLSVGSVVAVTGATSAVIVIRQDQPWWVGVLAALAVGLVIGAWQGFWVAYVGIPAFIVTLAGMLLFRGLTLQVLDNISLSPFTPEYGRIASGFSNGLLGGNGFDAFTLLVFAVAVVAYAVSQYRTRLARVRYNQTVPSFPLFVAQIVVVAAVVMAFGYQLATARGLPYVLVILAVLIMVYGIVTKRTVFGRQVYAIGGNLAAATLSGVKVKAVNFWIFVNMGFLAAVAGVVFSSRSNGAQPGAGNSFELDAIAAAFIGGAAVTGGVGTVVGAMVGGLLVGVMSNGMQLMGVDQSIQSMVKGLVLLLAVAFDVYNKRRAGSSR; this is encoded by the coding sequence ATGACCCACACCGTCGGTCCGACGTCGGAGCCCGAGGCCGAGTCGGCCACGCAGGCCAAGGACGTCGCCCCCGCTGCCGCACTCGGAGTCGGCACCAGCGACGTCCGCGCGCTGCTGACCCGCAACCTGCGCACCAGCGGCATCTACATCGCCTTCGTGGTGGTGGTCGCGCTGTTCGCGATCCTGACCGGGGGCACCTCGCTCTCCCCGGGCAACATCACGAACATCGTCCTGCAGTACTCCTACATCCTGATCCTGGCGATCGGCATGGTCATCGTGATCATCGCCGGCCACATCGACCTCTCGGTCGGTTCGGTCGTGGCGGTCACCGGTGCCACGTCCGCCGTGATCGTCATCCGGCAGGACCAGCCCTGGTGGGTCGGCGTGCTCGCCGCCCTCGCCGTCGGCCTGGTCATCGGTGCGTGGCAGGGCTTCTGGGTCGCCTACGTGGGCATCCCCGCGTTCATCGTGACCCTGGCGGGCATGCTGCTGTTCCGCGGCCTGACCCTGCAGGTGCTGGACAACATCTCGCTGTCGCCCTTCACCCCGGAGTACGGGCGGATCGCCTCGGGCTTCAGCAACGGGCTGCTGGGTGGCAACGGCTTCGACGCGTTCACCCTGCTGGTGTTCGCCGTCGCGGTGGTCGCCTACGCGGTGAGCCAGTACCGCACCCGCCTCGCCCGGGTCCGCTACAACCAGACCGTCCCGTCGTTCCCGCTGTTCGTGGCGCAGATCGTCGTCGTGGCCGCCGTCGTCATGGCCTTCGGCTACCAGCTGGCCACCGCCCGCGGTCTGCCCTACGTGCTGGTCATCCTGGCCGTGCTGATCATGGTCTACGGCATCGTGACCAAGCGGACCGTCTTCGGCCGGCAGGTCTACGCCATCGGCGGCAACCTGGCCGCGGCCACGCTGTCCGGCGTCAAGGTCAAGGCGGTCAACTTCTGGATCTTCGTGAACATGGGCTTCCTGGCCGCCGTGGCCGGTGTCGTGTTCTCGTCCCGGTCCAACGGTGCCCAGCCTGGCGCCGGCAACAGCTTCGAGCTCGACGCCATCGCCGCGGCCTTCATCGGTGGCGCTGCCGTCACCGGTGGTGTCGGCACGGTCGTCGGGGCGATGGTCGGTGGTCTGCTCGTCGGTGTCATGAGCAACGGCATGCAGCTCATGGGCGTCGACCAGTCCATCCAGTCGATGGTCAAGGGCCTCGTGCTGCTGCTCGCGGTCGCCTTCGACGTCTACAACAAGCGCAGGGCCGGCTCCTCCCGCTGA
- the araB gene encoding ribulokinase — translation MSEQHVIGVDYGTLSGRAVVVRVSDGAELASATHPYPHAVIERELPGTGEQLPPDWALQVPADYVDVLKTAVPQALKASGVDPASVIGIATDFTACTMVPTLADGTPLCEVPEFAGRKHAFVKLWKHHAAQPHADRINALAAERGEAWLPRYGGLISSEWEFAKGLQLLEEDPEVYAATERWVEAADWIVWQLCGEYVRNACTAGYKGIRQDGAYPSADFLAALNPGFADFVTDKLDQPIGQLGERAGGLTREAARWTGLSEGIAVAVGNVDAHVTAPAARATEPGQMLAVMGTSTCHVMNGDTLADVPGMCGVVDGGIIDGLYGYEAGQSGVGDIFGWFVDTAVPPAYVQAAAERGISVHELLTELAAVQRVGEHGLIALDWHGGNRSVLVDAELSGVVVGQTLATRPEDTYRALLEATAFGTRTIIESFESSGVPVTELVVAGGLLKNAFLMQTYADVCRRPLSVIVSEQGPALGSAIHAAVAAGAYPDVPAAAEVMGKVRRGAYTPDPERADAYDALFAEYTLLHDHFGRGGNDVLHRLRKIRREAAAAAGRGVTTPALDTEAPSLEELPA, via the coding sequence ATGTCCGAGCAGCACGTCATCGGGGTCGACTACGGCACCCTGTCCGGCCGGGCCGTCGTGGTCCGGGTGTCCGACGGGGCGGAGCTGGCCAGCGCCACGCACCCCTACCCGCACGCCGTCATCGAGCGCGAGCTGCCCGGCACCGGGGAGCAGCTGCCGCCGGACTGGGCGTTGCAGGTGCCCGCCGACTACGTCGACGTGCTCAAGACCGCGGTGCCGCAGGCGCTCAAGGCCAGCGGCGTCGACCCGGCCTCGGTCATCGGCATCGCCACCGACTTCACCGCCTGCACGATGGTGCCCACGCTGGCCGACGGGACCCCGCTGTGCGAGGTGCCGGAGTTCGCCGGGCGCAAGCACGCCTTCGTCAAGCTCTGGAAGCACCACGCGGCCCAGCCGCACGCCGACCGGATCAACGCCCTGGCCGCCGAGCGTGGCGAGGCGTGGCTGCCGCGCTACGGCGGGCTGATCTCCAGCGAGTGGGAGTTCGCCAAGGGCCTGCAGCTGCTGGAGGAGGACCCGGAGGTCTACGCGGCCACCGAGCGCTGGGTCGAGGCCGCCGACTGGATCGTCTGGCAGCTGTGCGGGGAGTACGTGCGCAACGCCTGCACCGCCGGCTACAAGGGCATCCGGCAGGACGGCGCGTACCCCTCCGCCGACTTCCTCGCCGCGCTGAACCCGGGGTTCGCCGACTTCGTGACCGACAAGCTCGACCAGCCGATCGGCCAGCTCGGTGAGCGGGCCGGCGGCCTGACCCGGGAGGCCGCGCGCTGGACCGGGCTGTCCGAGGGCATCGCCGTCGCCGTGGGCAACGTCGACGCACACGTCACCGCCCCGGCCGCCCGGGCCACCGAGCCCGGCCAGATGCTCGCGGTGATGGGCACGTCCACCTGCCACGTGATGAACGGCGACACCCTGGCCGACGTGCCGGGCATGTGTGGCGTCGTCGACGGCGGGATCATCGACGGGCTCTACGGCTACGAGGCCGGGCAGAGCGGCGTCGGCGACATCTTCGGGTGGTTCGTCGACACCGCCGTCCCGCCGGCCTACGTGCAGGCCGCCGCCGAGCGCGGCATCTCGGTGCACGAGCTCCTCACCGAGCTCGCCGCCGTGCAGCGGGTCGGTGAGCACGGCCTGATCGCGCTGGACTGGCACGGCGGCAACCGCTCGGTGCTCGTCGACGCCGAGCTGTCCGGGGTCGTCGTGGGCCAGACGCTGGCCACCCGCCCCGAGGACACCTACCGCGCGCTGCTGGAGGCCACCGCCTTCGGCACCCGCACGATCATCGAGTCCTTCGAGTCCAGCGGGGTGCCGGTCACCGAGCTGGTCGTGGCGGGCGGGCTGCTGAAGAACGCCTTCCTCATGCAGACCTACGCCGACGTCTGCCGCCGTCCGCTGTCGGTGATCGTGTCCGAGCAGGGCCCGGCACTGGGCTCGGCCATCCACGCCGCCGTCGCCGCCGGGGCCTACCCCGACGTGCCGGCCGCCGCCGAGGTCATGGGCAAGGTCCGCCGCGGGGCGTACACCCCCGACCCCGAGCGGGCCGACGCCTACGACGCGCTGTTCGCCGAGTACACGCTGCTGCACGACCACTTCGGCCGGGGCGGCAACGACGTGCTGCACCGGCTCCGCAAGATCCGTCGCGAGGCCGCTGCCGCCGCCGGTCGTGGCGTCACCACCCCCGCCCTCGACACCGAGGCCCCCAGCCTCGAGGAGCTGCCCGCATGA